A stretch of the Cottoperca gobio chromosome 2, fCotGob3.1, whole genome shotgun sequence genome encodes the following:
- the LOC115018649 gene encoding calponin homology domain-containing protein DDB_G0272472-like isoform X1 has translation MSTAGDNQATSESQYSEELDTEFQEIKAQVEERILQRRDEILDLSRMKEIHRHMFTVTQNQLLNKDTELLQRKMAWQARYKGLKDKFAKDLANEQKHWKTKVQLMEVEKKDMEDTFTKELAEKQHSLETKVQLMEVEKKDMEDKFTKELAEKQHSLETKVQLMEVEKKDMEDKFTKELAEKQHSLETKVQLMEVEKKDMEDKFTKELAEKQHSLETKVQLMEVEKKDMEDKFTKELAEKQHSWETKVQLMEVDKKDLEAIFFKSLAETNRNCQMEIEQLEAELKEVERKNNEATSESQYSEELDTEFGDIQARVEERILQDEYEILDLSRMREIHRHMFTVTQNQLLNKDTELAQRKMAWQAKYDVLKDKFSKDLAEKQHSWEKKVQRMEVEKKVLENKFSKDLAEIHHSWENKVHLMKVEKKDQEDKLSKELAEKDQEDKLSKELAEKEHSWENKVHLMEVEKKDQEDKLSKELAEKEHSWENKVHLLEVERKDQEDKLSKELAEKEHSWENKVHLLEVERKDLEDKFSKDLAETHHSWETEIELLEAELKEVENEKRDLADKHQSCQTKIHLMEVKTEEMQDNLANLAKDKLISETKIHLMEEKAKEMEEKAKEMEDNHKQSWDTKEKKMEDEKTELEDLCLMMKKKRRGLFSRRRTEDRHETLERMKFKMHEERRRREE, from the coding sequence ATGTCTACTGCAGGGGACAACCAGGCGACGTCCGAGAGCCAGTACAGCGAGGAACTGGACACTGAGTTCCAGGAGATTAAGGCGCAGGTGGAGGAGCGGATCCTCCAGAGGAGAGATGAAATCTTGGATCTGAGCAGGATGAAGGAGATTCACCGTCACATGTTCACAGTGACCCAAAATCAGCTGCTGAACAAAGACACTGAACTCCTCCAGAGAAAGATGGCCTGGCAGGCAAGATACAAAGGTCTGAAGGACAAGTTCGCCAAGGACCTGGCCAACGAACAAAAGCACTGGAAGACCAAAGTCCAACTGATGGAGGTCGAGAAAAAAGACATGGAGGACACGTTCACCAAGGAACTGGCTGAGAAACAGCACAGCTTGGAGACCAAAGTCCAACTGATGGAGGTCGAGAAAAAAGACATGGAGGACAAGTTCACCAAGGAACTGGCTGAGAAACAGCACAGCTTGGAGACCAAAGTCCAACTGATGGAGGTCGAGAAAAAAGACATGGAGGACAAGTTCACCAAGGAACTGGCTGAGAAACAGCACAGCTTGGAGACCAAAGTCCAACTGATGGAGGTCGAGAAAAAAGACATGGAGGACAAGTTCACCAAGGAACTGGCTGAGAAACAGCACAGCTTGGAGACCAAAGTCCAACTGATGGAGGTCGAGAAAAAAGACATGGAGGACAAGTTCACCAAGGAACTGGCTGAGAAACAGCACAGCTGGGAGACCAAAGTCCAACTGATGGAGGTCGACAAGAAAGACCTGGAGGCAATATTTTTCAAGAGCCTGGCTGAGACCAACCGCAACTGCCAGATGGAAATTGAACAGCTGGAGGCCGAATTAAAAGAggtggagagaaaaaataacGAGGCGACGTCCGAGAGCCAGTACAGCGAGGAGCTGGACACTGAGTTCGGGGACATTCAGGCCCGGGTGGAGGAGCGGATCCTGCAGGATGAATATGAAATCCTGGATCTGAGCAGGATGAGGGAGATTCACCGTCACATGTTCACAGTGACCCAAAATCAGCTGCTGAACAAAGACACTGAACTCGCCCAGAGAAAGATGGCCTGGCAGGCAAAATACGATGTTCTGAAGGACAAGTTCTCAAAGGACCTGGCTGAGAAACAGCACAGCTGGGAGAAAAAGGTACAGCGGATGGAAGTGGAGAAGAAAGTCCTGGAGAACAAGTTCTCCAAGGACCTGGCTGAGATCCACCACAGCTGGGAGAACAAAGTCCATCTGATGAAGGTTGAAAAGAAAGACCAAGAGGACAAGTTGTCCAAGGAACTGGCTGAGAAAGACCAAGAGGACAAGTTGTCCAAGGAACTGGCTGAGAAAGAGCACAGCTGGGAGAACAAAGTCCATCTGATGGAGGTCGAAAAGAAAGACCAAGAGGACAAGTTGTCCAAGGAACTGGCTGAGAAAGAGCACAGCTGGGAGAACAAAGTCCATCTGTTGGAGGTCGAAAGGAAAGACCAAGAGGACAAGTTGTCCAAGGAACTGGCTGAGAAAGAGCACAGCTGGGAGAACAAAGTCCATCTGTTGGAGGTCGAAAGGAAAGACCTAGAGGACAAGTTCTCCAAGGACCTGGCTGAGACCCACCACAGCTGGGAGACGGAAATTGAACTGCTAGAGGCAGAGTTAAAAGAGGTGGAGAATGAGAAGAGGGACTTGGCTGACAAACACCAGAGCTGCCAGACAAAGATTCATCTGATGGAGGTGAAAACCGAAGAAATGCAGGACAACCTTGCAAACCTGGCCAAAGACAAACTGATttcagagacaaagatacatcTGATGGAGGAAAAAGCcaaagagatggaggaaaaaGCCAAAGAGATGGAGGACAACCACAAACAGAGCTgggacacaaaagaaaaaaagatggaggaCGAGAAGACAGAGCTGGAAGATCTTTgtctgatgatgaagaagaagaggagaggtctcttcagcaggaggaggaccGAGGACAGACACGAAACTCTGGAGAGGATGAAATTCAAAATGcacgaggagaggagaaggagagaagaataG
- the LOC115018649 gene encoding calponin homology domain-containing protein DDB_G0272472-like isoform X4, which produces MKEIHRHMFTVTQNQLLNKDTELLQRKMAWQARYKGLKDKFAKDLANEQKHWKTKVQLMEVEKKDMEDTFTKELAEKQHSLETKVQLMEVEKKDMEDKFTKELAEKQHSLETKVQLMEVEKKDMEDKFTKELAEKQHSLETKVQLMEVEKKDMEDKFTKELAEKQHSLETKVQLMEVEKKDMEDKFTKELAEKQHSWETKVQLMEVDKKDLEAIFFKSLAETNRNCQMEIEQLEAELKEVERKNNEATSESQYSEELDTEFGDIQARVEERILQDEYEILDLSRMREIHRHMFTVTQNQLLNKDTELAQRKMAWQAKYDVLKDKFSKDLAEKQHSWEKKVQRMEVEKKVLENKFSKDLAEIHHSWENKVHLMKVEKKDQEDKLSKELAEKDQEDKLSKELAEKEHSWENKVHLMEVEKKDQEDKLSKELAEKEHSWENKVHLLEVERKDQEDKLSKELAEKEHSWENKVHLLEVERKDLEDKFSKDLAETHHSWETEIELLEAELKEVENEKRDLADKHQSCQTKIHLMEVKTEEMQDNLANLAKDKLISETKIHLMEEKAKEMEEKAKEMEDNHKQSWDTKEKKMEDEKTELEDLCLMMKKKRRGLFSRRRTEDRHETLERMKFKMHEERRRREE; this is translated from the coding sequence ATGAAGGAGATTCACCGTCACATGTTCACAGTGACCCAAAATCAGCTGCTGAACAAAGACACTGAACTCCTCCAGAGAAAGATGGCCTGGCAGGCAAGATACAAAGGTCTGAAGGACAAGTTCGCCAAGGACCTGGCCAACGAACAAAAGCACTGGAAGACCAAAGTCCAACTGATGGAGGTCGAGAAAAAAGACATGGAGGACACGTTCACCAAGGAACTGGCTGAGAAACAGCACAGCTTGGAGACCAAAGTCCAACTGATGGAGGTCGAGAAAAAAGACATGGAGGACAAGTTCACCAAGGAACTGGCTGAGAAACAGCACAGCTTGGAGACCAAAGTCCAACTGATGGAGGTCGAGAAAAAAGACATGGAGGACAAGTTCACCAAGGAACTGGCTGAGAAACAGCACAGCTTGGAGACCAAAGTCCAACTGATGGAGGTCGAGAAAAAAGACATGGAGGACAAGTTCACCAAGGAACTGGCTGAGAAACAGCACAGCTTGGAGACCAAAGTCCAACTGATGGAGGTCGAGAAAAAAGACATGGAGGACAAGTTCACCAAGGAACTGGCTGAGAAACAGCACAGCTGGGAGACCAAAGTCCAACTGATGGAGGTCGACAAGAAAGACCTGGAGGCAATATTTTTCAAGAGCCTGGCTGAGACCAACCGCAACTGCCAGATGGAAATTGAACAGCTGGAGGCCGAATTAAAAGAggtggagagaaaaaataacGAGGCGACGTCCGAGAGCCAGTACAGCGAGGAGCTGGACACTGAGTTCGGGGACATTCAGGCCCGGGTGGAGGAGCGGATCCTGCAGGATGAATATGAAATCCTGGATCTGAGCAGGATGAGGGAGATTCACCGTCACATGTTCACAGTGACCCAAAATCAGCTGCTGAACAAAGACACTGAACTCGCCCAGAGAAAGATGGCCTGGCAGGCAAAATACGATGTTCTGAAGGACAAGTTCTCAAAGGACCTGGCTGAGAAACAGCACAGCTGGGAGAAAAAGGTACAGCGGATGGAAGTGGAGAAGAAAGTCCTGGAGAACAAGTTCTCCAAGGACCTGGCTGAGATCCACCACAGCTGGGAGAACAAAGTCCATCTGATGAAGGTTGAAAAGAAAGACCAAGAGGACAAGTTGTCCAAGGAACTGGCTGAGAAAGACCAAGAGGACAAGTTGTCCAAGGAACTGGCTGAGAAAGAGCACAGCTGGGAGAACAAAGTCCATCTGATGGAGGTCGAAAAGAAAGACCAAGAGGACAAGTTGTCCAAGGAACTGGCTGAGAAAGAGCACAGCTGGGAGAACAAAGTCCATCTGTTGGAGGTCGAAAGGAAAGACCAAGAGGACAAGTTGTCCAAGGAACTGGCTGAGAAAGAGCACAGCTGGGAGAACAAAGTCCATCTGTTGGAGGTCGAAAGGAAAGACCTAGAGGACAAGTTCTCCAAGGACCTGGCTGAGACCCACCACAGCTGGGAGACGGAAATTGAACTGCTAGAGGCAGAGTTAAAAGAGGTGGAGAATGAGAAGAGGGACTTGGCTGACAAACACCAGAGCTGCCAGACAAAGATTCATCTGATGGAGGTGAAAACCGAAGAAATGCAGGACAACCTTGCAAACCTGGCCAAAGACAAACTGATttcagagacaaagatacatcTGATGGAGGAAAAAGCcaaagagatggaggaaaaaGCCAAAGAGATGGAGGACAACCACAAACAGAGCTgggacacaaaagaaaaaaagatggaggaCGAGAAGACAGAGCTGGAAGATCTTTgtctgatgatgaagaagaagaggagaggtctcttcagcaggaggaggaccGAGGACAGACACGAAACTCTGGAGAGGATGAAATTCAAAATGcacgaggagaggagaaggagagaagaataG
- the LOC115018649 gene encoding calponin homology domain-containing protein DDB_G0272472-like isoform X3, whose amino-acid sequence MSTAGDNQATSESQYSEELDTEFQEIKAQVEERILQRRDEILDLSRMKEIHRHMFTVTQNQLLNKDTELLQRKMAWQARYKGLKDKFAKDLANEQKHWKTKVQLMEVEKKDMEDTFTKELAEKQHSLETKVQLMEVEKKDMEDKFTKELAEKQHSLETKVQLMEVEKKDMEDKFTKELAEKQHSLETKVQLMEVEKKDMEDKFTKELAEKQHSLETKVQLMEVEKKDMEDKFTKELAEKQHSWETKVQLMEVDKKDLEAIFFKSLAETNRNCQMEIEQLEAELKEVERKNNEATSESQYSEELDTEFGDIQARVEERILQDEYEILDLSRMREIHRHMFTVTQNQLLNKDTELAQRKMAWQAKYDVLKDKFSKDLAEKQHSWEKKVQRMEVEKKVLENKFSKDLAEIHHSWENKVHLMKVEKKDQEDKLSKELAEKDQEDKLSKELAEKEHSWENKVHLMEVEKKDQEDKLSKELAEKEHSWENKVHLLEVERKDLEDKFSKDLAETHHSWETEIELLEAELKEVENEKRDLADKHQSCQTKIHLMEVKTEEMQDNLANLAKDKLISETKIHLMEEKAKEMEEKAKEMEDNHKQSWDTKEKKMEDEKTELEDLCLMMKKKRRGLFSRRRTEDRHETLERMKFKMHEERRRREE is encoded by the exons ATGTCTACTGCAGGGGACAACCAGGCGACGTCCGAGAGCCAGTACAGCGAGGAACTGGACACTGAGTTCCAGGAGATTAAGGCGCAGGTGGAGGAGCGGATCCTCCAGAGGAGAGATGAAATCTTGGATCTGAGCAGGATGAAGGAGATTCACCGTCACATGTTCACAGTGACCCAAAATCAGCTGCTGAACAAAGACACTGAACTCCTCCAGAGAAAGATGGCCTGGCAGGCAAGATACAAAGGTCTGAAGGACAAGTTCGCCAAGGACCTGGCCAACGAACAAAAGCACTGGAAGACCAAAGTCCAACTGATGGAGGTCGAGAAAAAAGACATGGAGGACACGTTCACCAAGGAACTGGCTGAGAAACAGCACAGCTTGGAGACCAAAGTCCAACTGATGGAGGTCGAGAAAAAAGACATGGAGGACAAGTTCACCAAGGAACTGGCTGAGAAACAGCACAGCTTGGAGACCAAAGTCCAACTGATGGAGGTCGAGAAAAAAGACATGGAGGACAAGTTCACCAAGGAACTGGCTGAGAAACAGCACAGCTTGGAGACCAAAGTCCAACTGATGGAGGTCGAGAAAAAAGACATGGAGGACAAGTTCACCAAGGAACTGGCTGAGAAACAGCACAGCTTGGAGACCAAAGTCCAACTGATGGAGGTCGAGAAAAAAGACATGGAGGACAAGTTCACCAAGGAACTGGCTGAGAAACAGCACAGCTGGGAGACCAAAGTCCAACTGATGGAGGTCGACAAGAAAGACCTGGAGGCAATATTTTTCAAGAGCCTGGCTGAGACCAACCGCAACTGCCAGATGGAAATTGAACAGCTGGAGGCCGAATTAAAAGAggtggagagaaaaaataacGAGGCGACGTCCGAGAGCCAGTACAGCGAGGAGCTGGACACTGAGTTCGGGGACATTCAGGCCCGGGTGGAGGAGCGGATCCTGCAGGATGAATATGAAATCCTGGATCTGAGCAGGATGAGGGAGATTCACCGTCACATGTTCACAGTGACCCAAAATCAGCTGCTGAACAAAGACACTGAACTCGCCCAGAGAAAGATGGCCTGGCAGGCAAAATACGATGTTCTGAAGGACAAGTTCTCAAAGGACCTGGCTGAGAAACAGCACAGCTGGGAGAAAAAGGTACAGCGGATGGAAGTGGAGAAGAAAGTCCTGGAGAACAAGTTCTCCAAGGACCTGGCTGAGATCCACCACAGCTGGGAGAACAAAGTCCATCTGATGAAGGTTGAAAAGAAAGACCAAGAGGACAAGTTGTCCAAGGAACTGGCTGAGAAAGACCAAGAGGACAAGTTGTCCAAGGAACTGGCTGAGAAAGAGCACAGCTGGGAGAACAAAGTCCATCTGATGGAGGTCGAAAAGAAAGACCAAGAGGACAAGTTGTCCAAGGAACTGGCTGAGAAAGAGCACAGCTGGGAGAACAAAGTCCATCTGTTGGAG GTCGAAAGGAAAGACCTAGAGGACAAGTTCTCCAAGGACCTGGCTGAGACCCACCACAGCTGGGAGACGGAAATTGAACTGCTAGAGGCAGAGTTAAAAGAGGTGGAGAATGAGAAGAGGGACTTGGCTGACAAACACCAGAGCTGCCAGACAAAGATTCATCTGATGGAGGTGAAAACCGAAGAAATGCAGGACAACCTTGCAAACCTGGCCAAAGACAAACTGATttcagagacaaagatacatcTGATGGAGGAAAAAGCcaaagagatggaggaaaaaGCCAAAGAGATGGAGGACAACCACAAACAGAGCTgggacacaaaagaaaaaaagatggaggaCGAGAAGACAGAGCTGGAAGATCTTTgtctgatgatgaagaagaagaggagaggtctcttcagcaggaggaggaccGAGGACAGACACGAAACTCTGGAGAGGATGAAATTCAAAATGcacgaggagaggagaaggagagaagaataG
- the LOC115018649 gene encoding calponin homology domain-containing protein DDB_G0272472-like isoform X2 — MSTAGDNQATSESQYSEELDTEFQEIKAQVEERILQRRDEILDLSRMKEIHRHMFTVTQNQLLNKDTELLQRKMAWQARYKGLKDKFAKDLANEQKHWKTKVQLMEVEKKDMEDKFTKELAEKQHSLETKVQLMEVEKKDMEDKFTKELAEKQHSLETKVQLMEVEKKDMEDKFTKELAEKQHSLETKVQLMEVEKKDMEDKFTKELAEKQHSWETKVQLMEVDKKDLEAIFFKSLAETNRNCQMEIEQLEAELKEVERKNNEATSESQYSEELDTEFGDIQARVEERILQDEYEILDLSRMREIHRHMFTVTQNQLLNKDTELAQRKMAWQAKYDVLKDKFSKDLAEKQHSWEKKVQRMEVEKKVLENKFSKDLAEIHHSWENKVHLMKVEKKDQEDKLSKELAEKDQEDKLSKELAEKEHSWENKVHLMEVEKKDQEDKLSKELAEKEHSWENKVHLLEVERKDQEDKLSKELAEKEHSWENKVHLLEVERKDLEDKFSKDLAETHHSWETEIELLEAELKEVENEKRDLADKHQSCQTKIHLMEVKTEEMQDNLANLAKDKLISETKIHLMEEKAKEMEEKAKEMEDNHKQSWDTKEKKMEDEKTELEDLCLMMKKKRRGLFSRRRTEDRHETLERMKFKMHEERRRREE, encoded by the exons ATGTCTACTGCAGGGGACAACCAGGCGACGTCCGAGAGCCAGTACAGCGAGGAACTGGACACTGAGTTCCAGGAGATTAAGGCGCAGGTGGAGGAGCGGATCCTCCAGAGGAGAGATGAAATCTTGGATCTGAGCAGGATGAAGGAGATTCACCGTCACATGTTCACAGTGACCCAAAATCAGCTGCTGAACAAAGACACTGAACTCCTCCAGAGAAAGATGGCCTGGCAGGCAAGATACAAAGGTCTGAAGGACAAGTTCGCCAAGGACCTGGCCAACGAACAAAAGCACTGGAAGACCAAAGTCCAACTGATGGAG GTCGAGAAAAAAGACATGGAGGACAAGTTCACCAAGGAACTGGCTGAGAAACAGCACAGCTTGGAGACCAAAGTCCAACTGATGGAGGTCGAGAAAAAAGACATGGAGGACAAGTTCACCAAGGAACTGGCTGAGAAACAGCACAGCTTGGAGACCAAAGTCCAACTGATGGAGGTCGAGAAAAAAGACATGGAGGACAAGTTCACCAAGGAACTGGCTGAGAAACAGCACAGCTTGGAGACCAAAGTCCAACTGATGGAGGTCGAGAAAAAAGACATGGAGGACAAGTTCACCAAGGAACTGGCTGAGAAACAGCACAGCTGGGAGACCAAAGTCCAACTGATGGAGGTCGACAAGAAAGACCTGGAGGCAATATTTTTCAAGAGCCTGGCTGAGACCAACCGCAACTGCCAGATGGAAATTGAACAGCTGGAGGCCGAATTAAAAGAggtggagagaaaaaataacGAGGCGACGTCCGAGAGCCAGTACAGCGAGGAGCTGGACACTGAGTTCGGGGACATTCAGGCCCGGGTGGAGGAGCGGATCCTGCAGGATGAATATGAAATCCTGGATCTGAGCAGGATGAGGGAGATTCACCGTCACATGTTCACAGTGACCCAAAATCAGCTGCTGAACAAAGACACTGAACTCGCCCAGAGAAAGATGGCCTGGCAGGCAAAATACGATGTTCTGAAGGACAAGTTCTCAAAGGACCTGGCTGAGAAACAGCACAGCTGGGAGAAAAAGGTACAGCGGATGGAAGTGGAGAAGAAAGTCCTGGAGAACAAGTTCTCCAAGGACCTGGCTGAGATCCACCACAGCTGGGAGAACAAAGTCCATCTGATGAAGGTTGAAAAGAAAGACCAAGAGGACAAGTTGTCCAAGGAACTGGCTGAGAAAGACCAAGAGGACAAGTTGTCCAAGGAACTGGCTGAGAAAGAGCACAGCTGGGAGAACAAAGTCCATCTGATGGAGGTCGAAAAGAAAGACCAAGAGGACAAGTTGTCCAAGGAACTGGCTGAGAAAGAGCACAGCTGGGAGAACAAAGTCCATCTGTTGGAGGTCGAAAGGAAAGACCAAGAGGACAAGTTGTCCAAGGAACTGGCTGAGAAAGAGCACAGCTGGGAGAACAAAGTCCATCTGTTGGAGGTCGAAAGGAAAGACCTAGAGGACAAGTTCTCCAAGGACCTGGCTGAGACCCACCACAGCTGGGAGACGGAAATTGAACTGCTAGAGGCAGAGTTAAAAGAGGTGGAGAATGAGAAGAGGGACTTGGCTGACAAACACCAGAGCTGCCAGACAAAGATTCATCTGATGGAGGTGAAAACCGAAGAAATGCAGGACAACCTTGCAAACCTGGCCAAAGACAAACTGATttcagagacaaagatacatcTGATGGAGGAAAAAGCcaaagagatggaggaaaaaGCCAAAGAGATGGAGGACAACCACAAACAGAGCTgggacacaaaagaaaaaaagatggaggaCGAGAAGACAGAGCTGGAAGATCTTTgtctgatgatgaagaagaagaggagaggtctcttcagcaggaggaggaccGAGGACAGACACGAAACTCTGGAGAGGATGAAATTCAAAATGcacgaggagaggagaaggagagaagaataG
- the hemk2 gene encoding methyltransferase N6AMT1 isoform X2 translates to MSTSYPTPVYCHAGRGHFRDVYEPAEDSFLLIDALEKDAERLQLMSPCVCLEVGSGSGVASAFLASVVGPSALYLCTDVNPAAAQCTAKTASCNNVSLQPVNTSLVDSLLPRLSGNVDVLLFNPPYVVTPSEEVGSTGIEAAWAGGKRGREVTDRFLPLVAQLLSSKGLFYLITIAENDPEEILRLLDKRGLRGESCLSTRAGNERLSVLRFHKS, encoded by the exons ATGTCAACAAGTTATCCCACACCTGTTTACTGCCATGCTGGACGAGGACACTTCCGGGATGTTTACGAGCCGGCGGAGGACTCTTTCCTCTTGATTGACGCCCTGGAGAAAGACGCAGAGAGGCTGCAGCTGATGAG cccgtgtgtgtgtctggaggtGGGCAGTGGCTCAGGAGTGGCGTCTGCTTTTCTGGCATCAGTGGTTGGACCTTCAGCTCTATATCT TTGCACTGATGTGAaccctgcagcagcacagtgcACAGCAAAGACAGCTTCCTGTAACAACGTCTCACTGCAGCCCGTCAACACATCCCTG GTGGACAGTCTCCTGCCACGTCTAAGTGGGAACGTGGATGTCCTCCTCTTCAACCCTCCCTATGTGGTCACACCGTCAGAAGAG GTTGGCAGCACAGGTATCGAAGCTGCCTGGGCCGGCGGGAAACGGGGACGGGAGGTGACGGACAGATTTCTGCCCCTGGTGGCACAGTTGCTCTCCAGTAAAGGGTTGTTCTACCTGATTACCATCGCTGAGAACGATCCAG AGGAGATCCTCCGTTTACTGGACAAGCGTGGTTTGAGGGGAGAGTCGTGCTTGTCAACGAGAGCTGGAAATGAGAGGCTGTCCGTGCTGCGCTTCCACAAGAGCTAA
- the hemk2 gene encoding methyltransferase N6AMT1 isoform X1 — protein MSTSYPTPVYCHAGRGHFRDVYEPAEDSFLLIDALEKDAERLQLMRSDTAHLNASHVQRPCVCLEVGSGSGVASAFLASVVGPSALYLCTDVNPAAAQCTAKTASCNNVSLQPVNTSLVDSLLPRLSGNVDVLLFNPPYVVTPSEEVGSTGIEAAWAGGKRGREVTDRFLPLVAQLLSSKGLFYLITIAENDPEEILRLLDKRGLRGESCLSTRAGNERLSVLRFHKS, from the exons ATGTCAACAAGTTATCCCACACCTGTTTACTGCCATGCTGGACGAGGACACTTCCGGGATGTTTACGAGCCGGCGGAGGACTCTTTCCTCTTGATTGACGCCCTGGAGAAAGACGCAGAGAGGCTGCAGCTGATGAGGTCAGACACAGCGCACCTGAACGCATCACACGTGCAGCG cccgtgtgtgtgtctggaggtGGGCAGTGGCTCAGGAGTGGCGTCTGCTTTTCTGGCATCAGTGGTTGGACCTTCAGCTCTATATCT TTGCACTGATGTGAaccctgcagcagcacagtgcACAGCAAAGACAGCTTCCTGTAACAACGTCTCACTGCAGCCCGTCAACACATCCCTG GTGGACAGTCTCCTGCCACGTCTAAGTGGGAACGTGGATGTCCTCCTCTTCAACCCTCCCTATGTGGTCACACCGTCAGAAGAG GTTGGCAGCACAGGTATCGAAGCTGCCTGGGCCGGCGGGAAACGGGGACGGGAGGTGACGGACAGATTTCTGCCCCTGGTGGCACAGTTGCTCTCCAGTAAAGGGTTGTTCTACCTGATTACCATCGCTGAGAACGATCCAG AGGAGATCCTCCGTTTACTGGACAAGCGTGGTTTGAGGGGAGAGTCGTGCTTGTCAACGAGAGCTGGAAATGAGAGGCTGTCCGTGCTGCGCTTCCACAAGAGCTAA